The following proteins come from a genomic window of Actinomycetota bacterium:
- a CDS encoding phosphoribosylaminoimidazolesuccinocarboxamide synthase, with product MRDLRSEIRPDFQGKVRDIYDVGDHLLMVASDRISVFDVVFPEAVPYKGQVLTGLSLYWFEVLGDVVGNHFISADVADLPSRFTPYADYLRGRFMLVKKASVFPVECIVRGYLAGSGWSEYVRTGAVCGIELQPGLEESARLEAPIFTPTTKAKIGQHDENISYDRMVDIIGNQNAEEIRRLSLALYAAAHEHAVGKGVIIADTKFEFGVVDGHIVLVDEALTPDSSRFWPADEYMPGRMQASFDKQYVRDWLDSAGWDRQSEPPPLPQEVILGTSERYIQAYELITGREFAKERDR from the coding sequence ATGCGGGACCTTCGTTCGGAGATTCGTCCGGATTTCCAGGGTAAGGTCAGGGACATCTACGACGTCGGGGACCACTTGTTGATGGTGGCAAGCGATCGAATCAGCGTTTTTGACGTGGTGTTCCCGGAGGCCGTCCCATATAAAGGTCAGGTTTTGACGGGATTGTCGCTCTACTGGTTCGAGGTTTTGGGCGATGTCGTTGGCAATCACTTCATCTCGGCGGACGTAGCCGATCTTCCCTCGCGGTTTACTCCATACGCCGATTACCTGCGCGGTCGCTTCATGTTGGTGAAAAAGGCCAGCGTCTTTCCCGTAGAGTGCATTGTGCGCGGCTATCTGGCCGGTTCGGGCTGGAGCGAGTATGTTCGCACCGGCGCGGTGTGCGGCATCGAGCTGCAACCGGGGCTTGAAGAGTCGGCCCGCCTGGAGGCCCCGATCTTCACTCCCACTACCAAGGCGAAAATCGGTCAACACGACGAAAACATAAGCTATGATCGCATGGTTGATATCATCGGCAATCAAAATGCCGAGGAGATCAGACGTCTCTCGCTTGCCCTCTACGCGGCCGCGCACGAACACGCCGTTGGAAAAGGGGTTATTATTGCTGACACAAAGTTCGAATTTGGGGTCGTAGACGGTCACATCGTTTTGGTCGATGAAGCGCTGACGCCGGATTCGAGCAGGTTTTGGCCTGCCGATGAGTACATGCCAGGCCGGATGCAGGCTAGCTTTGACAAGCAGTATGTAAGGGACTGGCTCGATAGTGCAGGCTGGGATCGGCAATCAGAACCGCCGCCGCTTCCGCAAGAAGTCATCCTCGGCACCTCGGAGCGGTACATTCAGGCGTACGAGCTCATAACGGGTCGCGAGTTCGCCAAAGAAAGGGATCGATAG